In Microbulbifer celer, a single window of DNA contains:
- a CDS encoding sigma-70 family RNA polymerase sigma factor, whose protein sequence is MKVSQQTRSDEWSTLLVRVGKERDRAAFEQLFAHFAPLIKGFQLSRGGQSTAVEAADELVQEVMFRVWRKSANFDPAKASASTWIYTIMRNCRIDALRKDQRQPETDHGLNVDDIWDDSQDEQPLLFLQQARNQQSVRTGLASLPPEQSHIIEKAYVEGKSHSEISEELGLPLGTVKSRVRLALKKLQSTLVR, encoded by the coding sequence GTGAAGGTTTCCCAGCAAACCAGAAGTGACGAATGGAGTACGCTGCTCGTGCGCGTGGGTAAAGAGCGCGATCGGGCTGCCTTTGAGCAGTTGTTCGCACACTTTGCCCCGTTAATTAAGGGCTTCCAGCTGAGCCGCGGCGGCCAGAGTACCGCCGTGGAGGCGGCCGACGAGCTGGTACAGGAGGTCATGTTCCGGGTGTGGCGTAAATCCGCCAACTTCGATCCGGCCAAGGCCTCTGCCAGCACCTGGATCTACACCATTATGCGTAACTGTCGCATTGATGCCCTGCGCAAGGACCAGCGACAGCCGGAAACTGACCACGGCCTCAATGTGGACGACATCTGGGACGACAGTCAGGACGAACAGCCACTGCTGTTTCTACAACAAGCCCGCAACCAGCAATCCGTGAGAACCGGGCTCGCAAGCCTGCCGCCAGAACAGAGTCATATCATCGAAAAGGCGTATGTAGAGGGAAAATCGCACAGTGAGATTTCCGAGGAACTGGGTCTGCCACTCGGGACCGTCAAATCCCGGGTCAGACTCGCTTTGAAGAAACTGCAAAGCACGCTTGTCAGGTAG
- a CDS encoding nuclear transport factor 2 family protein, whose protein sequence is MEALLQRLQQLYSDFMTIEPQSMAAIYAEDVLFRDPVHEMRGLPALQAYFEGISTNLISCEFNFEEIIEKGGRVALWWEMHYRHPRLNGGRSLSLRGNSRLHLDLLSDRVIFHEDYYDLGAMVYERIPLLGSTVRFVKSGLMRGGHNTSGYKNRNEVGVKQ, encoded by the coding sequence ATGGAGGCTTTGCTGCAGCGCTTGCAACAGCTGTATTCGGATTTCATGACCATCGAGCCACAGAGTATGGCGGCGATCTATGCCGAAGATGTGCTGTTCCGCGATCCCGTGCATGAAATGCGTGGTCTACCTGCTCTGCAGGCCTACTTTGAGGGAATTTCGACCAATTTGATCAGCTGTGAATTCAATTTTGAGGAAATTATCGAGAAGGGCGGTCGAGTTGCTCTTTGGTGGGAAATGCACTACCGACACCCTCGGCTGAACGGTGGGCGCTCCCTGTCGCTGCGTGGCAATTCCCGTTTACATCTGGATCTCCTTTCTGATCGGGTGATTTTTCACGAGGACTACTACGACCTGGGCGCCATGGTTTATGAGCGAATCCCGCTGCTGGGAAGCACGGTACGGTTTGTGAAGTCTGGGTTGATGAGAGGCGGGCACAACACAAGTGGGTACAAAAATCGCAACGAGGTGGGAGTCAAACAATGA
- a CDS encoding SDR family NAD(P)-dependent oxidoreductase, protein MRGIPAAADRKNIWITGASSGIGGALVQQLVNDGHFVIISGRSPEPLLELQKAAPKLTKVLTCDVGDDASMAQAGREITEIIDQLDLVIACAGTCEYEDDLSLKVDMYRRVFNTNFFGVVNTLHQALPLLMRSREPVFVAVGSLSSLVGFPRAEAYGASKAALGYFIDAVRADTAQTNLRTVLVRPGFVDTPLTKTNDFNMPFLMTPAQAANRILQGLADKRSVIDFPRRLSWPLKLLSVFRPVWFRLCAPRMTRIKKLRKT, encoded by the coding sequence ATGAGGGGGATACCTGCTGCTGCCGACAGAAAAAACATCTGGATCACGGGGGCAAGCTCCGGAATAGGCGGGGCGCTGGTGCAGCAACTGGTCAACGATGGGCACTTTGTCATTATCAGTGGTCGCAGCCCGGAACCGTTGCTCGAACTACAGAAGGCGGCGCCCAAGCTGACAAAAGTTCTCACATGCGATGTCGGGGATGACGCATCCATGGCCCAAGCCGGTCGGGAGATTACCGAAATTATCGATCAGTTGGACCTGGTGATCGCCTGTGCAGGCACCTGCGAGTATGAAGATGACCTGTCGTTGAAGGTCGACATGTATCGCCGGGTATTCAATACCAATTTCTTTGGAGTGGTGAATACATTGCATCAGGCGCTACCACTGTTGATGCGCAGCCGTGAGCCCGTTTTTGTCGCGGTCGGCAGCCTGTCCTCCCTGGTGGGCTTTCCTCGGGCCGAGGCGTACGGCGCATCCAAAGCTGCGCTCGGTTATTTTATCGACGCCGTGCGCGCGGATACTGCACAGACAAATCTGCGCACCGTGCTGGTTCGTCCAGGGTTTGTCGATACGCCACTGACAAAAACCAATGATTTCAATATGCCGTTTCTGATGACGCCTGCACAGGCTGCAAATCGCATTCTGCAGGGGCTTGCGGATAAACGTTCGGTGATCGATTTTCCCCGCCGTTTGAGCTGGCCGCTCAAGCTGCTCAGTGTTTTTCGCCCTGTCTGGTTTCGACTCTGTGCACCGCGCATGACCCGTATAAAAAAATTGAGGAAAACCTGA
- a CDS encoding NAD(P)/FAD-dependent oxidoreductase, translated as MRIAIIGSGISGLTVAHLLHRKHDITLFESDDRLGGHTATVDVEEDGQSLAVDTGFIVFNDWTYPNFIKLMDRLNVASQPTDMGFSVASPDDGFEYAGNNLNSLFAQRRNLLDGGHWRMLRDIVRFNRDAVADWKSGRLEESDTLGGYLSANGYSSEFAHRYLVPMGSAIWSASMARMLDFSVHFFIQFFYNHGLLNIFKRPQWRVIQGGSRSYIAPLTAGFQNRIRLSSPVTSIARRDRGVVVSYRDAGGQVLEETFDQVVLACHSGQALALLADTAAEESEILQQIPYEKNSVVLHTDIRLLPKRQSAWASWNYRLQSGHDRLPVLTYNMNILQRLKSRHTYCVTLNADDAIDPDKVIQRFEYAHPQFSAEGNRAQSRWGEINGIRNTWFCGAYWANGFHEDGVTSAIRVAKRLGVDF; from the coding sequence ATGCGTATCGCCATTATCGGTAGCGGTATTTCCGGATTGACGGTAGCCCATCTCCTGCACCGAAAACATGATATTACCCTGTTTGAATCGGATGATCGCCTGGGGGGGCATACGGCCACGGTGGATGTGGAAGAAGATGGGCAAAGTCTTGCGGTGGATACGGGATTTATCGTATTCAATGACTGGACTTACCCGAACTTTATCAAGTTGATGGATCGCTTGAATGTTGCCTCTCAGCCCACGGATATGGGGTTCAGTGTTGCCTCGCCGGATGATGGGTTTGAGTACGCCGGCAACAATCTCAACTCCCTGTTTGCCCAGCGCCGCAATCTGCTGGATGGGGGGCACTGGAGGATGCTGCGGGATATCGTACGTTTCAATCGGGATGCCGTTGCAGATTGGAAAAGTGGTCGTCTGGAAGAGTCGGATACCCTGGGCGGCTACCTGAGCGCCAATGGCTACTCTTCAGAATTCGCTCATCGTTATCTGGTGCCCATGGGGTCGGCAATCTGGTCGGCCAGTATGGCGCGTATGCTGGATTTCTCCGTACACTTCTTCATTCAGTTCTTCTATAACCATGGTTTGCTGAACATCTTCAAACGGCCGCAGTGGCGGGTGATCCAGGGCGGGTCGCGTAGTTATATCGCGCCACTGACGGCGGGGTTTCAAAACCGTATTCGCCTTTCCAGCCCGGTAACGTCTATTGCTCGTAGAGATCGCGGGGTTGTGGTGTCTTATCGAGATGCCGGTGGGCAAGTGCTGGAAGAAACCTTCGATCAAGTGGTGTTGGCCTGCCATTCCGGCCAGGCATTAGCGTTACTCGCGGACACGGCTGCCGAAGAATCCGAAATCCTGCAGCAGATCCCGTATGAGAAGAATTCGGTGGTTTTGCATACCGATATCCGTCTGTTGCCGAAGCGACAGTCAGCCTGGGCAAGCTGGAACTACCGCCTGCAAAGCGGGCACGATCGGCTTCCGGTCCTTACCTACAACATGAATATCCTGCAGCGGCTGAAAAGCCGCCATACCTACTGTGTCACCCTGAACGCAGATGATGCCATTGACCCGGATAAAGTGATCCAACGCTTTGAGTATGCCCACCCACAATTTTCCGCAGAGGGCAATCGTGCACAGAGTCGTTGGGGAGAAATCAATGGCATACGTAATACCTGGTTTTGTGGTGCCTACTGGGCCAATGGTTTTCATGAAGACGGGGTTACCAGCGCGATTCGCGTGGCCAAACGCCTGGGTGTGGACTTCTAG
- a CDS encoding DUF1365 domain-containing protein, translating into MRSGLYTGWVQHRRFKPREHSFRYRTFMVYAFLDEIPELLDQTRLWSDRPWAPARFQRADFFGDPATPLDQAVRDRVEEVSGQRPRGQIALLANWRYFGYNMNPISVYYCFDSAGGQVEALLVDVHNTPWNERHGYVLSQYGQPGRVQRAVFEKALHVSPFMPLEQSYRWRSTTPGKRLSVSIRSLEGEDSVFDACMSLERQEISAVSLRRKLIQYPFFTVKVITAIYWQALRLLLKRIPLFAHPGNAKSERQPGREKSSGYGVKKV; encoded by the coding sequence GTGCGTAGCGGACTTTACACTGGCTGGGTGCAGCACAGACGTTTCAAACCTCGGGAGCACAGCTTCCGGTACCGGACGTTTATGGTCTATGCATTTCTGGATGAGATCCCGGAACTGCTCGACCAGACCCGTCTCTGGTCAGATCGACCCTGGGCACCGGCTCGGTTTCAGCGGGCGGACTTCTTCGGTGATCCGGCTACTCCGCTGGATCAGGCGGTGCGAGATAGAGTGGAGGAGGTGAGTGGCCAGAGGCCCCGCGGCCAAATCGCGCTGCTCGCCAACTGGCGCTACTTTGGCTACAACATGAACCCCATCAGCGTCTACTACTGCTTCGATAGTGCGGGTGGACAGGTGGAAGCATTGTTGGTGGATGTACACAATACGCCTTGGAACGAACGGCACGGGTATGTGCTTTCTCAATACGGCCAACCGGGTAGGGTGCAGAGGGCGGTATTTGAAAAAGCGCTCCACGTATCGCCATTTATGCCACTGGAACAGTCTTACCGGTGGCGAAGTACGACCCCGGGCAAGCGATTGAGCGTCAGTATTCGTTCTCTGGAGGGGGAAGACTCTGTGTTTGACGCCTGCATGAGTCTCGAGAGGCAAGAGATTAGCGCAGTCTCCCTGCGCCGAAAATTGATCCAGTATCCATTCTTTACCGTAAAAGTCATTACAGCGATTTACTGGCAGGCATTGAGATTACTGCTGAAACGTATCCCCCTGTTTGCCCATCCGGGGAACGCGAAATCTGAGCGTCAGCCGGGTAGGGAGAAGTCCTCAGGATATGGAGTCAAGAAAGTATGA
- a CDS encoding SAM-dependent methyltransferase, giving the protein MALEPGTQATWFDRLARKIVLAQLETLEFGRLTVHEKYMEGEHLSAQNVVHVHQFGCGVECEDLDAHLYILHPSVYSQVLISGSIGAGEAYMDGAWRSPDLVKVIRVMVANMALLDQLDSRWSSVSRWALKLMHRMNANSVSGSRKNIAAHYDLGNGFFSLFLDPTMLYSSAVYPRSDASLAEASEFKLEKICRKLKLQSSDHLLEIGTGWGGMAVYAAKHYGCRVTTTTISREQYEYANSWVEREGLQDQVTLLLKDYRELEGQFDKLVSIEMIEAVGHEYYETFFSRCSQLLKPQGLMVMQAITIQDQRYHSYKNSVDFIQRYIFPGGCLPSNQIIAQHIARDTDMQIVGMDDITFDYARTLASWREHFFARIDDVKAQGFDQRFINMWEYYLCYCEGGFLERAISTAQFVFAKPRCRALPEFY; this is encoded by the coding sequence ATGGCATTGGAGCCTGGTACACAGGCTACCTGGTTTGATCGACTCGCCAGAAAGATCGTGCTGGCCCAACTGGAAACGCTTGAGTTTGGCCGCCTCACTGTCCATGAGAAATACATGGAGGGTGAACACCTGTCGGCTCAAAATGTGGTGCATGTGCATCAATTTGGTTGTGGGGTCGAGTGTGAAGATCTGGACGCCCACCTGTACATTCTGCATCCATCGGTATATAGCCAGGTCCTGATCAGTGGCTCTATCGGTGCCGGTGAAGCGTATATGGACGGAGCCTGGCGCTCTCCAGATTTGGTCAAGGTTATTCGTGTCATGGTGGCCAATATGGCATTGCTGGATCAGCTTGATTCCCGTTGGAGCTCTGTTTCCAGGTGGGCGTTAAAGCTGATGCACCGCATGAATGCCAATTCCGTGTCCGGTTCGCGTAAGAATATTGCCGCACACTACGATCTGGGGAACGGATTCTTCAGTCTGTTTCTCGATCCCACCATGTTGTATTCCTCTGCCGTTTATCCTCGCTCCGATGCCAGTCTGGCAGAAGCCTCAGAGTTCAAGCTGGAAAAAATTTGTCGCAAGTTAAAATTGCAATCCTCAGATCACTTGCTGGAAATAGGTACCGGCTGGGGTGGGATGGCGGTATACGCGGCCAAACATTACGGTTGTCGCGTTACCACAACCACGATCTCCAGAGAGCAGTATGAGTATGCCAATTCTTGGGTAGAGCGGGAAGGGCTGCAGGATCAAGTGACGCTGCTGTTGAAAGACTATCGTGAGCTGGAAGGTCAGTTTGACAAGCTGGTCTCGATCGAAATGATCGAAGCTGTAGGGCATGAATATTACGAGACCTTCTTTTCCCGATGTAGCCAGTTACTGAAGCCGCAGGGATTGATGGTGATGCAGGCGATTACCATCCAGGATCAGCGCTATCACAGCTACAAGAACAGTGTGGACTTTATTCAACGCTATATTTTCCCGGGTGGCTGCCTGCCGTCCAACCAGATTATCGCCCAGCATATTGCGCGAGATACCGATATGCAAATTGTGGGGATGGATGATATTACCTTCGATTATGCGAGAACCCTGGCGTCGTGGCGAGAGCATTTCTTTGCCCGGATCGATGACGTAAAGGCACAGGGGTTTGATCAGCGATTTATCAATATGTGGGAGTATTATCTCTGTTATTGCGAAGGGGGCTTTCTGGAGCGTGCGATCAGTACCGCCCAGTTTGTGTTTGCCAAGCCCCGTTGCCGTGCCCTGCCAGAGTTTTACTAA
- a CDS encoding DUF2878 domain-containing protein, which produces MLWAACHRLTEVGRAPLPSLIIAGLLFEVMWFVCVFAPGTLLVLVVTAGNLAVHYRLFCISSPLITSPRGLRSTLSWVVMISAIGIGMDTALFQAGLLIPANPETLGFGIPLWLACLWVNFALALRFAFVFLRKHLLLAAVFGAIGGPVSYLAGSKIAGEVVLQSPIWLSLSVLGVLWAIFLAGAMKLARLKLFATGSQIGAH; this is translated from the coding sequence ATGTTATGGGCCGCTTGCCACAGGCTGACTGAAGTCGGAAGGGCGCCACTACCGAGTCTGATCATAGCTGGATTACTGTTTGAAGTGATGTGGTTTGTGTGTGTATTCGCCCCGGGAACTCTGCTGGTGTTGGTGGTTACCGCGGGAAACCTGGCCGTGCACTACAGGCTATTTTGTATTTCCAGCCCACTGATAACTTCACCAAGAGGATTGCGAAGTACCCTGAGCTGGGTGGTGATGATCAGTGCAATCGGCATTGGGATGGACACTGCGCTTTTCCAGGCTGGCTTGTTAATACCCGCAAATCCAGAGACTCTGGGGTTTGGTATACCACTCTGGTTAGCCTGCCTGTGGGTCAACTTTGCACTCGCGTTACGGTTTGCCTTTGTATTTTTGCGCAAACATCTTTTACTGGCGGCGGTGTTCGGCGCGATCGGTGGCCCGGTGAGTTACCTGGCGGGATCAAAAATTGCCGGTGAAGTGGTTCTGCAATCCCCGATCTGGTTGAGCCTGAGTGTGCTTGGTGTGCTCTGGGCAATTTTTCTTGCCGGCGCAATGAAGCTTGCCAGATTGAAACTATTTGCAACAGGCTCTCAAATTGGAGCGCACTAA
- a CDS encoding glycine zipper family protein, with amino-acid sequence MSLKTLAAVGLSAATLFGCAAQQEQVPGAGNVVIDTYGVNMRQYQLDLADCKGMSMAARNSAGSRAFARGAGGALVGGALGAIIGDTSSAAAAAAGAGALIGGVSGAGSAHSEQNYIVRNCLRGRGYRVLN; translated from the coding sequence ATGAGCTTGAAAACATTGGCCGCTGTAGGCCTTAGCGCAGCCACACTCTTCGGGTGTGCCGCCCAGCAGGAACAGGTGCCGGGTGCGGGAAACGTGGTGATTGATACCTACGGGGTCAATATGCGGCAATACCAGCTGGATCTTGCGGATTGCAAGGGCATGTCCATGGCCGCACGCAACTCCGCTGGAAGCCGGGCCTTTGCCCGCGGTGCTGGAGGGGCCTTAGTCGGCGGTGCCCTCGGTGCGATTATCGGAGATACCAGTAGCGCCGCAGCCGCAGCAGCGGGTGCGGGAGCTTTGATAGGTGGCGTGAGTGGTGCGGGCAGCGCTCATTCGGAGCAGAATTATATCGTACGCAACTGCCTGAGAGGGCGGGGTTATCGTGTACTGAACTGA
- a CDS encoding purple acid phosphatase family protein, giving the protein MRIISTLFLAFTLCCTTGLSAANAAESVHSELEGQVSSIIDRMSRELTPEQRIALTPESTADFFTTAEREYLATAFSHFRVDRPAKLYVAFDATYGETPFWLRDLGFERRKTLDFIVDEADPYHVWSKAVAAGEVKLGVPSLSGEMKPYLVFAAPAEGKKPVEISPLVAGTDVQIAEIGGEPFIDDNDYFNTLPDALSGLPVLRSYESWELVSRFVGYFRETDYPSSSRADHFQLTWQKDPATSTTVQWRTDDSVDQSLLWVAPKDSFVALGSDAVTRKKATFTELHSRQVVNDPVVRLHRVALDGLQPATDYLYAVSTDNGKSWTAPREFHTADATASEPYSFVYLGDPQNGLDRWGQLIRQADFEFPHARFYMIAGDLIDHGQEQDNWDQFFHEGSSVFDRTMLVPALGNHDSHGGHPTLYLKQFALPDNGSENLDPGRTYHVTYQDLLVVVMDSNYHLVEPELQADWLDRVLGESDARWKVVIYHHPFYASREGRDNKSIRDTWGPIFDKHNVDIAFQGHDHAYMRTVPMRGNEPAAEGEQGTVYLVAVSGTKMYEQELPDFAAFGAVNTRTYQVIDVDPKTASLKYRAIDGKGDVIDEFSLSKGLGEQVRR; this is encoded by the coding sequence ATGCGAATTATTTCCACGCTTTTTCTTGCATTCACACTGTGCTGCACCACGGGACTGTCGGCCGCCAACGCGGCGGAGTCGGTCCATTCAGAATTGGAAGGGCAGGTATCTTCGATCATCGATCGCATGTCCCGGGAGCTCACCCCCGAACAACGAATCGCACTGACCCCGGAATCTACCGCAGATTTCTTTACCACTGCCGAGCGCGAGTATCTCGCCACGGCGTTCAGCCACTTTCGTGTGGATCGGCCGGCCAAACTCTATGTGGCCTTTGATGCGACCTATGGCGAGACACCATTCTGGCTGCGGGACCTGGGTTTCGAGCGCCGCAAGACACTGGATTTTATCGTGGACGAAGCTGACCCGTACCACGTGTGGTCAAAAGCGGTGGCGGCCGGAGAGGTTAAACTGGGCGTGCCCAGCCTTTCCGGGGAGATGAAGCCCTATCTCGTGTTTGCGGCACCCGCAGAGGGGAAGAAGCCGGTTGAGATTTCTCCGCTGGTAGCGGGAACTGACGTACAGATCGCCGAGATCGGCGGCGAGCCGTTTATCGATGACAACGACTACTTCAATACCTTGCCAGACGCACTATCCGGCCTGCCGGTGCTGCGTTCCTACGAAAGCTGGGAACTGGTATCCCGCTTTGTCGGCTACTTCCGCGAAACCGACTACCCCTCATCATCGCGTGCAGATCATTTCCAGCTCACCTGGCAGAAAGATCCTGCGACCTCCACAACAGTTCAGTGGCGCACAGACGATAGCGTGGATCAGAGCCTGCTGTGGGTAGCGCCCAAAGACAGTTTCGTGGCGCTGGGCAGCGATGCCGTTACCCGCAAAAAGGCTACTTTTACCGAGTTGCACAGCCGTCAGGTGGTGAATGATCCGGTTGTACGCTTGCATCGGGTCGCATTGGACGGGCTGCAGCCGGCAACGGACTACCTGTACGCGGTCAGCACCGATAATGGTAAAAGCTGGACGGCGCCGCGTGAGTTTCATACCGCGGACGCTACTGCCAGCGAACCGTATTCTTTCGTTTATCTGGGCGACCCTCAGAATGGCCTCGACCGCTGGGGGCAGTTGATCCGCCAGGCAGATTTTGAATTTCCGCATGCCCGTTTCTACATGATTGCCGGCGACCTGATTGACCACGGTCAGGAACAGGATAACTGGGACCAATTCTTCCACGAGGGCAGTTCGGTGTTTGACCGCACCATGTTGGTACCGGCGCTGGGTAACCACGACAGCCACGGCGGCCATCCGACCCTGTACCTGAAGCAGTTTGCGCTGCCGGACAACGGCTCGGAAAATCTGGACCCGGGCCGGACTTATCATGTGACCTATCAGGATCTGCTGGTGGTGGTGATGGATTCCAACTACCACCTGGTGGAGCCGGAGCTGCAGGCGGATTGGCTGGACCGCGTGCTGGGGGAGAGTGACGCCCGCTGGAAAGTGGTGATCTACCACCATCCGTTTTACGCCTCGCGTGAAGGTCGTGACAACAAGTCCATCCGCGATACCTGGGGTCCGATTTTTGACAAGCACAATGTCGATATCGCTTTCCAGGGCCACGACCACGCCTATATGCGCACGGTGCCCATGCGCGGTAACGAGCCGGCTGCAGAGGGAGAGCAGGGGACGGTCTATCTGGTGGCGGTATCCGGTACCAAGATGTACGAGCAGGAACTGCCGGACTTTGCCGCCTTTGGTGCCGTCAACACCCGCACTTATCAGGTCATCGATGTAGATCCGAAAACGGCTTCACTGAAATACCGCGCAATTGATGGCAAAGGGGATGTGATTGACGAATTTTCCCTGTCAAAAGGGTTGGGAGAGCAGGTCCGTCGCTGA